A genomic segment from Carassius auratus strain Wakin chromosome 25, ASM336829v1, whole genome shotgun sequence encodes:
- the cart2 gene encoding cocaine- and amphetamine-regulated transcript 2 has product MESSRLKTRMAVCALLICLLTGAKANESEPEIEVELDTRAIRDFYPKDPNLTSEKQLLGALQEVLEKLQTKRIPPWEKKFGQVPMCDLGEQCAIRKGSRIGKMCDCPRGAFCNFFLLKCL; this is encoded by the exons ATGGAGAGCTCCAGACTGAAGACGCGCATGGCTGTGTGCGCGCTTCTGATCTGCTTGTTGACCGGAGCCAAAGCGAACGAGTCAGAGCCAGAGATAGAGGTGGAACTGGACACAAGAGCCATCAGAGACTTCTACCCCAAAGACCCAAACCTGACAAGTGAAAAACAGCTT CTCGGGGCTCTGCAAGAAGTTCTGGAAAAGCTGCAGACGAAACGAATTCCACCTTGGGAGAAGAAATTTGGTCAAGTTCCCAtg TGTGATTTGGGGGAGCAGTGCGCGATCAGAAAAGGCTCTCGAATCGGCAAGATGTGCGACTGTCCGCGCGGGGCTTTCTGCAACTTTTTCTTGTTAAAGTGTTTGTGA
- the c25h15orf40 gene encoding UPF0235 protein C15orf40 homolog, producing the protein MHSQIHSFVRLSLFQLVRPSALSSHWRKTPLYSSISNSVYSQYNNIMPKKDKTSKSNPKPPETPPGPVTKVKDGTITIAIHAKPGAKQNAVTDVSEEAVGVAIAAPPTDGEANAELLRYFSKVLELKKSQVSLDKGSKSREKVIRVTADVSQEEILKKLRTEASG; encoded by the exons ATGCATTCCCAAATTCACAGTTTTGTGCGATTATCTTTATTTCAATTAGTGCGTCCCTCAGCATTGAGCAGTCATTGGCGGAAAACCCCACTTTACAGCTCCATCTCTAACAGTGTTTACTCACAATACAACAATATCATGCCTAAAAAGGACAAGACG AGCAAAAGCAACCCAAAACCACCGGAGACACCCCCCGGCCCGGTTACTAAAGTTAAAGACGGGACGATAACAATAGCAATACATGCTAAACCCGGAGCCAAACAAAACGCAGTCACTG ATGTGTCTGAGGAGGCGGTGGGGGTCGCCATCGCTGCGCCGCCGACAGACGGAGAGGCCAACGCCGAGCTCCTGCGATACTTCTCCAAAGTCCTGGAGCTGAAGAAGAGCCAAGTGTCGCTAGATAAG GGCTCCAAATCCAGAGAAAAGGTTATCAGGGTGACTGCAGATGTCAGCCAGGAGGAAATCTTGAAGAAACTGAGGACAGAAGCTAGTGGTTGA
- the glsl gene encoding glutaminase liver isoform, mitochondrial isoform X1 has protein sequence MENSLNQEAEENPYLCFQRTPSLRRKWRKRYGGLDGNKLLEPNKEDDTRENGEMTDALTNRNADPVKFTASKETKAAGNIPQPVPKHTFPSQRPVNYVSPGSTGMPSFMSNGGTKRTVPEQDKLHSSQAWQHLGRPEMHQGHFKKKVAADVLFDSFASGGRVNCNQFFEALWSSGIIRTDPRIKDCYSLMRKLQEADGTVDRSTFHRCVTGFVSFILKALQGRFVIPDFSTFKEETQKLFIKCKQLSSVKEKEDVRESATKWGISVCTVDGQRLSLGDWAEPCILGEISWPLIYGLAVDQQGSDYVHRFVGMEEYSKYECPFTLTKKGVPHSPLVETGAIICTSLLQLATRPVTDEEEKYESVLNIIRRLCNKEHANLNCTSYQNLRKDIIHLHALSFYLQEKKCFPEGVGINSTLDLLLQCLSTEVTCESGAALAATLANGGLCPLSGDQVMSPHAVRSTLSVMQVAGMNDYSRMFHFKTSVPAKSSQSGVVLIVVPGVLGLMCWSPGLDCNGNSWRGVHFCEELVSTFQLHSFDIRTPFRQVLCYRQWKVESEGYQIMNVLLATYRGDIVSLRRYLLSGADVNAVDYDGRSALHVAASEGRLDVIRFLVENAGANCTLKDRWGNTALKEAMRCNQDPAILFLKKYKDCEESL, from the exons ATGGAGAACAGCTTAAACCAAGAAGCAGAGGAAAATCCTTATCTTTG TTTTCAGAGAACACCGTCTCTCAGACGTAAATGGAGAAAGCGCTACGGAGGCCTGGATGGTAATAAACTGCTGGAACCAAATAAGGAGGACGACACAAGAG AGAATGGAGAGATGACAGATGCCCTCACCAACAGGAACGCAGACCCTGTCAAGTTTACTGCGTCTAAG GAAACAAAAGCTGCAGGGAACATTCCACAACCTGTGCCAAAACATACCTTTCCATCCCAGAGGCCAGTCAATTACGTCTCTCCAGGCTCTACAG GCATGCCATCTTTTATGAGCAATGGAGGCACAAAACGGACAGTACCAGAACAGGACAAACTTCATTCCAGCCAAGCATGGCAACACTTGGGCCGACCAGAGATGCATCAAGgtcattttaagaaaaaagt GGCTGCTGATGTGCTCTTTGATAGTTTTGCTTCTGGGGGAAGAGTCAACTGCAATCAGTTTTTTGAG gcCCTGTGGAGCTCAGGAATCATCCGAACAGACCCACGGATTAAAGACTGCTACAGCCTGATGCGGAAATTACAGGAAGCAGATGGAACTGTGGACAGGAGCACTTTTCACAG GTGCGTGACTGGCTTTGTGTCTTTCATCCTGAAGGCACTGCAGGGAAGATTTGTCATTCCAGATTTCTCCACATTCAAAGAGGAAACACAAAAGCTGTTTATTAAATGCAAACAACTCTCCTCAGTGAAG GAGAAAGAAGACGTAAGAGAGAGCGCCACAAAATGGGGCATTTCAGTTTGTACCGTGGATGGACAGAG ACTTTCCTTAGGAGACTGGGCTGAACCTTGCATTCTGGGAGAGATTTCTTGGCCTCTCATATACGGTCTAGCGGTGGACCAGCAAGGGTCCGACTATGTGCACAGATTTGTAGGGATGGAGGAATATTCCAAATACGAGTGTCCATTTACCCTGACCAAGAAAG GTGTGCCTCATAGTCCGCTGGTTGAGACAGGAGCCATTATCTGCACTTCTTTATTACAG CTGGCAACCAGACCAGTCACTGATGAAGAAGAAAAGTATGAGTCT GTTTTGAATATCATCAGAAGGCTGTGCAACAAGGAGCATGCAAACCTAAACTGCACCAG TTATCAAAACCTGCGAAAAGACATCATCCATCTCCACGCTCTTTCATTTTACTTACAAGAGAAGAAA TGCTTTCCAGAAGGTGTGGGGATCAATTCCACACTGGATTTACTGTTACAG TGTTTATCGACAGAAGTCACCTGCGAGTCTGGCGCTGCACTGGCAGCAACCCTAGCTAATGGGGGACTGTGCCCCCTGTCAGGTGACCAAGTGATGTCACCCCACGCCGTCCGCAGCACGCTTTCCGTGATGCAGGTGGCTGGAATGAATGATTACTCCAGAATGTTTCATTTCAAG ACATCTGTGCCTGCTAAGTCCAGTCAGTCTGGTGTCGTGTTGATCGTGGTTCCTGGAGTCCTGGGACTAATGTGCTGGTCTCCTGGACTGGACTGCAATGGAAATTCATGGAGGGGTGTCCATTTCTGTGAG GAGCTGGTTTCAACCTTCCAGCTGCATAGTTTTGACATCAGGACTCCATTCAGACAGGTGTTGTGTTACAGACAGTGGAAAGTGGAATCAGAG GGATACCAAATTATGAATGTACTTTTGGCAACTTACAGAGGGGACATAGTGTCTCTGCGCAG GTACCTTCTGTCAGGAGCAGATGTGAATGCTGTGGATTATGATGGACGGTCAGCGCTGCACGTCGCAGCCTCTGAGGGTCGTCTGGATGTCATCAGGTTCCTGGTGGAGAACGCAGGGGCAAACTGCACACTCAAGGACAG GTGGGGAAACACAGCCTTAAAGGAGGCCATGAGGTGCAATCAAGACCCCGCCATCCTTTTTCTAAAGAAATACAAAGATTGTGAAGAGAGTTTATGA
- the glsl gene encoding glutaminase liver isoform, mitochondrial isoform X2, with protein sequence MENSLNQEAEENPYLCFQRTPSLRRKWRKRYGGLDGNKLLEPNKEDDTRENGEMTDALTNRNADPVKFTASKETKAAGNIPQPVPKHTFPSQRPVNYVSPGSTGMPSFMSNGGTKRTVPEQDKLHSSQAWQHLGRPEMHQGHFKKKVAADVLFDSFASGGRVNCNQFFEALWSSGIIRTDPRIKDCYSLMRKLQEADGTVDRSTFHRCVTGFVSFILKALQGRFVIPDFSTFKEETQKLFIKCKQLSSVKEKEDVRESATKWGISVCTVDGQRLSLGDWAEPCILGEISWPLIYGLAVDQQGSDYVHRFVGMEEYSKYECPFTLTKKGVPHSPLVETGAIICTSLLQLATRPVTDEEEKYESVLNIIRRLCNKEHANLNCTSYQNLRKDIIHLHALSFYLQEKKCFPEGVGINSTLDLLLQCLSTEVTCESGAALAATLANGGLCPLSGDQVMSPHAVRSTLSVMQVAGMNDYSRMFHFKTSVPAKSSQSGVVLIVVPGVLGLMCWSPGLDCNGNSWRGVHFCEGYQIMNVLLATYRGDIVSLRRYLLSGADVNAVDYDGRSALHVAASEGRLDVIRFLVENAGANCTLKDRWGNTALKEAMRCNQDPAILFLKKYKDCEESL encoded by the exons ATGGAGAACAGCTTAAACCAAGAAGCAGAGGAAAATCCTTATCTTTG TTTTCAGAGAACACCGTCTCTCAGACGTAAATGGAGAAAGCGCTACGGAGGCCTGGATGGTAATAAACTGCTGGAACCAAATAAGGAGGACGACACAAGAG AGAATGGAGAGATGACAGATGCCCTCACCAACAGGAACGCAGACCCTGTCAAGTTTACTGCGTCTAAG GAAACAAAAGCTGCAGGGAACATTCCACAACCTGTGCCAAAACATACCTTTCCATCCCAGAGGCCAGTCAATTACGTCTCTCCAGGCTCTACAG GCATGCCATCTTTTATGAGCAATGGAGGCACAAAACGGACAGTACCAGAACAGGACAAACTTCATTCCAGCCAAGCATGGCAACACTTGGGCCGACCAGAGATGCATCAAGgtcattttaagaaaaaagt GGCTGCTGATGTGCTCTTTGATAGTTTTGCTTCTGGGGGAAGAGTCAACTGCAATCAGTTTTTTGAG gcCCTGTGGAGCTCAGGAATCATCCGAACAGACCCACGGATTAAAGACTGCTACAGCCTGATGCGGAAATTACAGGAAGCAGATGGAACTGTGGACAGGAGCACTTTTCACAG GTGCGTGACTGGCTTTGTGTCTTTCATCCTGAAGGCACTGCAGGGAAGATTTGTCATTCCAGATTTCTCCACATTCAAAGAGGAAACACAAAAGCTGTTTATTAAATGCAAACAACTCTCCTCAGTGAAG GAGAAAGAAGACGTAAGAGAGAGCGCCACAAAATGGGGCATTTCAGTTTGTACCGTGGATGGACAGAG ACTTTCCTTAGGAGACTGGGCTGAACCTTGCATTCTGGGAGAGATTTCTTGGCCTCTCATATACGGTCTAGCGGTGGACCAGCAAGGGTCCGACTATGTGCACAGATTTGTAGGGATGGAGGAATATTCCAAATACGAGTGTCCATTTACCCTGACCAAGAAAG GTGTGCCTCATAGTCCGCTGGTTGAGACAGGAGCCATTATCTGCACTTCTTTATTACAG CTGGCAACCAGACCAGTCACTGATGAAGAAGAAAAGTATGAGTCT GTTTTGAATATCATCAGAAGGCTGTGCAACAAGGAGCATGCAAACCTAAACTGCACCAG TTATCAAAACCTGCGAAAAGACATCATCCATCTCCACGCTCTTTCATTTTACTTACAAGAGAAGAAA TGCTTTCCAGAAGGTGTGGGGATCAATTCCACACTGGATTTACTGTTACAG TGTTTATCGACAGAAGTCACCTGCGAGTCTGGCGCTGCACTGGCAGCAACCCTAGCTAATGGGGGACTGTGCCCCCTGTCAGGTGACCAAGTGATGTCACCCCACGCCGTCCGCAGCACGCTTTCCGTGATGCAGGTGGCTGGAATGAATGATTACTCCAGAATGTTTCATTTCAAG ACATCTGTGCCTGCTAAGTCCAGTCAGTCTGGTGTCGTGTTGATCGTGGTTCCTGGAGTCCTGGGACTAATGTGCTGGTCTCCTGGACTGGACTGCAATGGAAATTCATGGAGGGGTGTCCATTTCTGTGAG GGATACCAAATTATGAATGTACTTTTGGCAACTTACAGAGGGGACATAGTGTCTCTGCGCAG GTACCTTCTGTCAGGAGCAGATGTGAATGCTGTGGATTATGATGGACGGTCAGCGCTGCACGTCGCAGCCTCTGAGGGTCGTCTGGATGTCATCAGGTTCCTGGTGGAGAACGCAGGGGCAAACTGCACACTCAAGGACAG GTGGGGAAACACAGCCTTAAAGGAGGCCATGAGGTGCAATCAAGACCCCGCCATCCTTTTTCTAAAGAAATACAAAGATTGTGAAGAGAGTTTATGA